CGCTTCCTTGACGGGGCGCGGCTGGACCGGGTGGTGCTGAACCGGCCGGACATGCGCTTCCCCTTCCCGCAGGGGCTGGTGCAGGCGCTGACGGGGGCGCGCATCGTCTCGCTGGGGCGGCGGGCGAAATACGGCCTGCTGCATACGGACCGTGACGATACCCTTATCTTCCACTTGGGCATGAGCGGGCGCTGGCGCATCGACCCGGATGGCGCGGACAAGCATGACCACATGGTGCTGCATGCCGCCGGCCATGTCTTCGCGCTGAACGATCCGCGCCGCTTCGGCTATGTCGACATGGTGCGGGCAAATGCGCTGCAGGACTGGCCCGCCTTTGCCGTGATGGGGCCCGAGCCGCTGGACGACGCGCTGGATGCAGCCCACCTCAAGGCCGCGCTTGCCGGGCGCAAGCAGGCGATCAAGCTGATGCTGCTGGACCAGC
This genomic interval from Paraurantiacibacter namhicola contains the following:
- the mutM gene encoding bifunctional DNA-formamidopyrimidine glycosylase/DNA-(apurinic or apyrimidinic site) lyase, which produces MPELPEVETTVRGLARFLDGARLDRVVLNRPDMRFPFPQGLVQALTGARIVSLGRRAKYGLLHTDRDDTLIFHLGMSGRWRIDPDGADKHDHMVLHAAGHVFALNDPRRFGYVDMVRANALQDWPAFAVMGPEPLDDALDAAHLKAALAGRKQAIKLMLLDQRVVAGLGNIYVCEALWRARIHPRKAAGKVSRPALERLVPAIREVITEAIAAGGSTLRDYAQPDGELGYFSKQFDVYGREDAPCHRADGGVIRRLAQGGRSTWYCPRCQR